In Listeria monocytogenes, the following proteins share a genomic window:
- a CDS encoding glycerophosphodiester phosphodiesterase: MTEIFAHRGSSGTHPENTIPAMKAAILSGADGIELDIHVLKSGELIVMHDERVDRTTNGSGFLKDHTLSEVKKLVIGKRFFRKIRVPTLEEIFKLVSGSDIILNIELKTDVFEYEGIEQKVLKLAGKFPQVKRMYSSFNPDTLVRLRELDPTAKLALITHENLEEVLPLHEKIQLDAVHPPVKAMKNPVLKQIAARYWTVNKEEAIVRFLDANAKGMMTDFPERAVALRNNR, translated from the coding sequence TTGACGGAAATATTTGCCCATCGAGGCAGTAGTGGAACACATCCGGAAAATACGATACCGGCGATGAAAGCAGCCATTTTATCAGGTGCGGATGGCATTGAGTTAGATATTCATGTACTAAAAAGCGGAGAATTAATCGTTATGCACGATGAGCGGGTTGATAGAACAACAAATGGAAGTGGTTTTTTGAAAGATCACACTCTTTCAGAAGTGAAAAAACTAGTGATTGGCAAACGTTTTTTTCGGAAAATCCGCGTGCCGACTTTGGAAGAAATTTTTAAGCTAGTGAGCGGTTCCGATATTATATTAAATATCGAACTTAAAACGGACGTCTTTGAATATGAAGGAATAGAACAAAAAGTTTTAAAATTAGCGGGAAAATTTCCTCAAGTCAAACGGATGTATTCTTCTTTTAATCCAGATACCCTCGTTCGGTTGAGAGAGCTAGATCCAACCGCCAAACTAGCTTTAATCACACATGAGAACTTAGAAGAAGTATTGCCTCTACATGAAAAAATCCAACTTGACGCTGTGCATCCACCAGTAAAGGCAATGAAAAATCCTGTCTTGAAGCAAATTGCAGCGCGCTACTGGACGGTGAATAAGGAAGAAGCTATCGTGCGTTTTCTAGATGCTAATGCAAAAGGAATGATGACAGATTTCCCTGAGAGAGCAGTAGCATTACGGAATAACCGCTAA